A stretch of the Dechloromonas sp. TW-R-39-2 genome encodes the following:
- a CDS encoding SDR family oxidoreductase, protein MSRLKVLITGASSGIGEALAVYYAAQGAQLGLMARRAEVLAALNQRLGGQHACYALDVGDAPALHAAANDFIARFGAPDIVIASAGVSAGTLTECEEDLAVFRRVMEINVFGLAATFAPFIPAIKAAGGERRLVGIASVAGIRGLPGAEAYSASKAAAIAYLESLRLEMRPYGIKVVTIAPGYIATPMTAVNPYKMPFLLPADQAAERFARAVERGVSYTVIPWQMGIVAKVLRLLPNFLYDRLFAGAPRKPRGLPL, encoded by the coding sequence TATCGGCGAGGCGCTTGCCGTTTACTATGCCGCACAAGGCGCGCAATTGGGGCTGATGGCCCGGCGGGCCGAGGTGCTTGCTGCGCTCAACCAGCGGCTGGGCGGGCAGCATGCCTGTTATGCGCTCGATGTCGGCGATGCGCCGGCACTGCATGCGGCAGCGAATGATTTCATCGCCCGTTTCGGTGCGCCGGATATCGTCATCGCCAGTGCCGGCGTTTCGGCCGGTACGCTGACCGAGTGCGAGGAAGATCTGGCGGTTTTCCGCCGGGTCATGGAAATCAATGTGTTCGGGCTGGCCGCAACTTTTGCGCCTTTCATCCCGGCGATCAAGGCCGCTGGCGGTGAGCGGCGCCTGGTCGGGATCGCTTCGGTGGCTGGTATTCGCGGTTTGCCCGGGGCCGAAGCCTATTCGGCGTCAAAGGCCGCGGCGATTGCCTATCTTGAAAGCCTGCGCCTTGAAATGCGGCCCTACGGCATCAAGGTCGTGACGATTGCGCCCGGCTATATCGCAACCCCGATGACTGCGGTCAACCCCTACAAAATGCCGTTTTTGCTGCCGGCCGACCAGGCCGCCGAGCGTTTTGCCCGTGCCGTCGAGCGCGGCGTCAGCTATACGGTCATCCCGTGGCAGATGGGCATCGTCGCCAAAGTGCTGCGCTTGTTGCCGAATTTTCTTTACGACCGCTTGTTTGCCGGTGCGCCCCGCAAGCCCCGAGGGTTGCCGCTCTAG